In the genome of Cygnus olor isolate bCygOlo1 chromosome Z, bCygOlo1.pri.v2, whole genome shotgun sequence, one region contains:
- the LOC121062214 gene encoding uncharacterized protein LOC121062214 produces ILAGSPPRTALYFVSGRRRRCEEKCTHVPPGVNATSQRTQAPLPLPPGPCRLLISAACSAAWWAAKALVCGAGLLSSACGISSDAHSEAAHRITERLRLEGTSEGESLWSLCSFLRPATVASVDYLEVPLDLCHRKAQRERVVLQSSFELGTCWESFRDAERVRPQLRLKITGAELDERNDLRRPVCGEMVELQACPLVNLPVCGTDGNTYANECLLCVQKMKTRQDIRILNDGECRDV; encoded by the exons ATCCTCGCCGGCAGTCCTCCCCGCACTGCTCTTTATTTTGTCTCGGGAAGGCGAAGGCGCTGCGAGGAGAAGTGCACCCACGTACCTCCCGGGGTGAACGCGACTTCCCAGCGCACGCAGGCACCACTGCCACTTCCCCCCGGCCCTTGTCGTCTGCTGATTTCggctgcctgcagtgctgcttggTGGGCCGCCAAGGCGCTGGTCTGTGGAGCTGGGCTCCTGTCCAGCGCGTGCGGAATCTCCTCTGACGCACACTCAGAGGCTGCTCACAG aatcacagaacggttgaggttggaagggacctctgaaggtgAATCATTGTGGAGTCTGTGCTCATTTTTAAGACCTGCAACG GTGGCTTCCGTTGACTATCTGGAAGTGCCTTTGGACCTTTGCCACAGGAAAGCTCAAAGAGAAAGAGTTGTACTACAGTCA agctttgagcTGGGTACTTGTTGGGAAAGTTTCCGTGATGCAGAGAGAGTGAGGCCTCAACTGCGACTCAAG ATAACCG GGGCAGAGCTGGATGAAAGGAATGACCTGAGAAGG CCGGTGTGTGGAGAGATGGTTGAGCTGCAGGCCTGCCCCCTGGTGAACTTGCCTGTCTGTGGGACCGATGGGAACACCTACGCCAATGAGTGCTTGCTCTGTGTGCAGAAAAT GAAAACCAGGCAAGACATCCGGATTTTGAATGATGGGGAGTGCAGAGATGTCTGA